Proteins encoded by one window of Lycium barbarum isolate Lr01 chromosome 11, ASM1917538v2, whole genome shotgun sequence:
- the LOC132616764 gene encoding scarecrow-like protein 21: protein MESHHLYGYGVTDANLSYSYAKTTTTSIPNRLLGTLKFDSRYSPNSPFANYFDPGTPTTLSDSLEQHSSTENISGTSPSSNSSLDYNHYFQRPSPSPNFRPNGLLACSGETSLLQYANHSRNMKHALLQLETDLMGPEEVTTSSPSAGEIKQPQTSVQRSGMWNQEGQVSRLGISGNRIQSEKRHKAMEDFPLQEIPSGNLKQLLIACARTLAENNLDDFEKLISKARSAVSITGDPIQRLGAYIVEGLVARKEASGTNIYRALRCKEPAGTDLLSYMHILYEICPYLKFGYMAANGAIAEACRNEDRIHIIDFQIAQGTQWMTLLQALAARPSGAPYVRITGIDDPVSKYARGDGLTSVGERLEEISQKFNILVEFHAVPVFASEVTRDMLDVRPGEALAVNFPLVLHHTPDESVDVNNPRDELLRMVKSLYPKVVTLVEQESNTNTAPFFPRFLEVLDYYSAMFESIDVTLKRDSKERINVEQHCLARDLVNIIACEGKERVERHELLGKWKSRLAMAGFRQYPLSSYVNSVIKSLLRCYSEHYTLVEKDGAMLLGWKERNLISASAWH, encoded by the coding sequence ATGGAATCACACCATCTGTATGGATATGGTGTGACTGATGCGAATTTGTCATACTCTTACGCCAAGACTACTACTACTTCAATACCTAATCGGCTGTTGGGAACATTGAAATTTGATTCGAGATATTCTCCAAATTCTCCATTTGCCAACTATTTTGATCCTGGTACTCCTACCACATTAAGTGATAGCCTTGAGCAGCATAGCTCTACTGAAAATATTTCAGGAACTAGTCCTTCCAGCAATTCTTCGCTGGATTATAATCATTATTTCCAACGGCCTAGCCCTTCTCCAAATTTCCGCCCAAACGGTCTACTGGCTTGTTCTGGTGAAACTTCTTTACTGCAGTATGCAAATCACAGTCGCAACATGAAACATGCTTTGCTGCAATTGGAGACTGATTTAATGGGGCCCGAAGAAGTTACAACATCGAGTCCCTCTGCAGGGGAAATTAAACAGCCACAAACATCCGTTCAGAGGTCCGGGATGTGGAACCAAGAAGGCCAGGTTTCACGTCTTGGCATATCAGGCAATAGAATTCAAAGTGAGAAGCGGCACAAAGCAATGGAGGATTTTCCGTTGCAGGAAATTCCTTCTGGCAACCTAAAGCAGCTGCTTATCGCATGTGCTAGAACTCTTGCCGAGAACAACTTAGATGATTTTGAAAAACTAATTTCCAAGGCAAGAAGTGCTGTGTCCATTACTGGAGATCCAATCCAGCGTCTCGGTGCTTACATAGTAGAAGGGCTAGTAGCAAGAAAAGAAGCATCCGGAACGAACATTTACAGGGCTCTCAGGTGTAAGGAACCAGCTGGCACGGACTTGCTTTCCTACATGCATATCCTATACGAGATATGCCCTTATCTAAAATTCGGATACATGGCTGCAAATGGTGCTATAGCTGAGGCATGCAGAAACGAAGATCGCATTCACATTATCGACTTCCAAATTGCACAAGGGACTCAGTGGATGACCCTTCTTCAAGCTCTTGCTGCCAGGCCTAGCGGTGCCCCTTATGTACGTATTACAGGGATTGATGATCCGGTTTCAAAATACGCTCGGGGAGATGGATTGACATCAGTGGGGGAACGGCTCGAAGAAATTTCTCAGAAATTCAACATTCTGGTTGAGTTTCACGCAGTGCCCGTTTTCGCTTCTGAAGTCACCAGGGATATGCTTGATGTAAGGCCTGGTGAGGCTCTGGCAGTAAACTTCCCTTTGGTACTTCACCACACACCAGATGAGAGCGTTGACGTGAATAACCCAAGGGATGAGCTTCTCAGGATGGTAAAATCGCTTTATCCAAAGGTGGTCACTTTGGTGGAACAAGAATCAAACACAAACACAGCGCCCTTTTTCCCGAGATTTCTAGAAGTTCTAGACTACTATTCTGCCATGTTCGAGTCCATAGATGTGACGTTAAAAAGGGACAGTAAGGAGAGGATCAACGTGGAGCAGCATTGTTTGGCAAGGGATTTAGTTAACATCATAGCATGCGAGGGCAAGGAAAGGGTGGAACGCCATGAGCTATTAGGAAAATGGAAATCTAGGTTAGCAATGGCAGGGTTCAGGCAATATCCTCTGAGCTCTTACGTGAATTCGGTGATAAAGAGCCTATTGAGGTGCTACTCAGAGCATTATACACTGGTGGAGAAAGATGGGGCTATGCTATTGGGATGGAAGGAGAGGAACCTCATCTCGGCATCCGCTTGGCACTGA